One region of Malania oleifera isolate guangnan ecotype guangnan chromosome 6, ASM2987363v1, whole genome shotgun sequence genomic DNA includes:
- the LOC131158855 gene encoding alpha/beta hydrolase domain-containing protein WAV2 isoform X2 translates to MVSYVNAVLYGVGGIVVAGMALLVALQEKLVYVPVLPGLTKSYPINPSRLRLHYEDVWLTSSDGVRLHSWFIKLFPSARGPTILFFQENAGNIAHRLEMVRIMIQRLQCNVFMLSYRGYGASDGYPSQHGLTKDAQAALDHLSQRTDIDTSRIVVFGRSLGGAVGAVLAKNNPDKVAALILENTFTSILDMAGVLLPFLKWFIGGSGAKGFRILNCLVRSPWSTIDVIGQIRQPILLLSGLQDEMVPPSHMQMLYAKAAAQNKQCIFVEFPTGMHMDTWLAGGDHYWRTIQQFLEQNAPENKENRASQNENDFEAR, encoded by the exons ATGGTGTCGTACGTGAACGCCGTGCTGTATGGAGTGGGGGGAATAGTGGTGGCGGGGATGGCGCTGCTGGTGGCGCTGCAGGAGAAGCTGGTCTACGTTCCGGTGCTGCCGGGCCTCACTAAGTCCTACCCCATCAACCCCTCCCGCCTCCGCCTCCACTACGAAGACGTCTGGCTCACATCCTCCGACGGCGTCCGCCTCCACTCCTGGTTCATCAAGCTCTTCCCCAGCGCCCGTG GTCCTACAATCCTGTTTTTCCAAGAAAATGCTGGAA ATATAGCTCACCGTCTGGAAATGGTTCGCATAATGATACAGAGGCTGCAATGCAATGTTTTTATGCTTTCGTACAGAGG TTATGGTGCAAGTGATGGCTATCCTTCTCAACATGGACTTACAAAGGATGCCCAG GCTGCTTTGGATCATCTCTCTCAAAGAACTGACATTGACACATCCAGAATAGTTGTGTTTGGAAGATCACTTGGGGGTGCAGTTGGAGCTGTGCTTGCTAAAAACAATCCTGACAAA GTTGCTGCATTAATACTGGAGAATACATTTACATCCATTCTGGATATGGCTGGAGTTCTACTGCCATTTCTGAAATGGTTTATTGGAGGAAGTGGTGCAAAAGGTTTCAGGATTCTTAATTGTCTTGTCCGTTCTCCCTGGAGTACCATTGATGTCATTGGCCAG ATTAGGCAGCCAATCCTTCTTCTTTCTGGATTGCAAGATGAGATGGTTCCCCCTTCCCATATGCAAATGTTGTATGCTAAAGCAGCTGCACAGAACAAGCAATGTATATTTGTGGAATTTCCAACTGGCATGCATATGGACACTTGGCTGGCCGGTGGTGATCACTATTGGAGAACAATTCAGCAATTCCTTGAGCAAAATGCTCCGGAGAACAAAGAAAACAGGGCATCTCAAAATGAGAATG ATTTTGAGGCAAGGTGA
- the LOC131158857 gene encoding nuclear transcription factor Y subunit A-3-like isoform X2 has translation MPKFIPTPSFFASPKLITRSRSIWRVGHCNSLSTDNVDNKKSSNFSKRSIDQTSVHSMSHLAVNYPSWWSSNGQKIQQSLSKNLSLHVESPLQLCQNTKHFGFQLYEQDSSSSQSTGKSHHELGAMGGGSNSQDQCVSSESGQDESHGKLSDGQIKPFLFVGNPDFAFNPSQIDCSHSTTRISYPYADPYFGGGLLNAYGPHAIIQPQMVGMAPARVPLPLELAEDGPIYVNAKQYHGILRRRQSRAKLEAQNKLIKTRKPYLHESRHLHALNRVRGSGGRFLSTKKPQKPGQDPPIWDSAHFHPNGDRSGPGGRQSEQGKCVASYSDILSHSNGGVIFRQTEQRFSGVSPMGGAATQGSGGGLMCNITQHCSPVVR, from the exons ATGCCCAAGTTCATCCCAACACCTTCATTCTTTGCTTCTCCTAAGCTGATCACCAGATCCCGAAg TATCTGGAGAGTTGGGCATTGCAATTCACTAAGCACTGACAACGTAGATAATAAGAAGAGTTCGAACTTTTCCAAGAGAAGTATTGATCAAACTTCTGTCCATTCAATGTCCCATCTCGCTGTTAATTATCCATCATGGTGGAGTTCTAATGGACAGAAAATTCAACAATCTTTGTCCAAGAATTTAAGCTTGCACGTGGAATCTCCACTCCAACTTTGTCAGAACACAAAGCATTTCGGCTTTCAACTCTATGAGCAGGATTCATCCTCATCCCAATCAACTGGTAAATCACACCATGAACTGGGTGCCATGGGAGGAGGGAGCAATTCTCAAGATCAATGTGTTTCTTCAGAATCTG GTCAAGATGAAAGTCATGGAAAGCTTTCAGATGGTCAAATTAAGCCATTTCTTTTTGTGGGTAATCCAGATTTTGCCTTTAACCCTTCACAAATTGATTGTAGCCATTCGACG ACTCGTATTTCCTATCCTTATGCCGATCCTTACTTTGGTGGTGGGCTATTAAATGCATATGGACCACATGCTATT ATTCAGCCACAGATGGTGGGGATGGCACCTGCACGAGTCCCGCTGCCTCTTGAACTTGCAGAAGATGGGCCCATATATGTTAATGCGAAACAATACCATGGAATCCTCAGGAGGAGACAATCACGTGCAAAGCTCGAGGCCCAAAACAAACTCATTAAAACCCGAAAG CCATATCTTCACGAATCTCGGCATCTCCATGCATTAAATCGTGTGAGGGGATCTGGTGGACGTTTTCTCAGCACAAAGAAGCCCCAAAAACCAGGCCAGGATCCTCCCATCTGGGACTCAGCTCACTTCCATCCAAATGGGGACAGATCCGGACCTGGAGGTCGTCAATCTGAACAAGGGAAATGTGTTGCTTCCTACTCTGACATCCTGAGTCACTCCAACGGCGGTGTTATTTTTCGGCAGACGGAACAAAGGTTCTCGGGCGTTTCTCCAATGGGTGGAGCCGCCACGCAAGGCAGTGGTGGTGGGCTTATGTGCAACATAACTCAGCACTGTTCTCCCGTTGTCAGGTGA
- the LOC131158857 gene encoding nuclear transcription factor Y subunit A-3-like isoform X4, whose protein sequence is MSHLAVNYPSWWSSNGQKIQQSLSKNLSLHVESPLQLCQNTKHFGFQLYEQDSSSSQSTGKSHHELGAMGGGSNSQDQCVSSESGQDESHGKLSDGQIKPFLFVGNPDFAFNPSQIDCSHSTTRISYPYADPYFGGGLLNAYGPHAIIQPQMVGMAPARVPLPLELAEDGPIYVNAKQYHGILRRRQSRAKLEAQNKLIKTRKPYLHESRHLHALNRVRGSGGRFLSTKKPQKPGQDPPIWDSAHFHPNGDRSGPGGRQSEQGKCVASYSDILSHSNGGVIFRQTEQRFSGVSPMGGAATQGSGGGLMCNITQHCSPVVR, encoded by the exons ATGTCCCATCTCGCTGTTAATTATCCATCATGGTGGAGTTCTAATGGACAGAAAATTCAACAATCTTTGTCCAAGAATTTAAGCTTGCACGTGGAATCTCCACTCCAACTTTGTCAGAACACAAAGCATTTCGGCTTTCAACTCTATGAGCAGGATTCATCCTCATCCCAATCAACTGGTAAATCACACCATGAACTGGGTGCCATGGGAGGAGGGAGCAATTCTCAAGATCAATGTGTTTCTTCAGAATCTG GTCAAGATGAAAGTCATGGAAAGCTTTCAGATGGTCAAATTAAGCCATTTCTTTTTGTGGGTAATCCAGATTTTGCCTTTAACCCTTCACAAATTGATTGTAGCCATTCGACG ACTCGTATTTCCTATCCTTATGCCGATCCTTACTTTGGTGGTGGGCTATTAAATGCATATGGACCACATGCTATT ATTCAGCCACAGATGGTGGGGATGGCACCTGCACGAGTCCCGCTGCCTCTTGAACTTGCAGAAGATGGGCCCATATATGTTAATGCGAAACAATACCATGGAATCCTCAGGAGGAGACAATCACGTGCAAAGCTCGAGGCCCAAAACAAACTCATTAAAACCCGAAAG CCATATCTTCACGAATCTCGGCATCTCCATGCATTAAATCGTGTGAGGGGATCTGGTGGACGTTTTCTCAGCACAAAGAAGCCCCAAAAACCAGGCCAGGATCCTCCCATCTGGGACTCAGCTCACTTCCATCCAAATGGGGACAGATCCGGACCTGGAGGTCGTCAATCTGAACAAGGGAAATGTGTTGCTTCCTACTCTGACATCCTGAGTCACTCCAACGGCGGTGTTATTTTTCGGCAGACGGAACAAAGGTTCTCGGGCGTTTCTCCAATGGGTGGAGCCGCCACGCAAGGCAGTGGTGGTGGGCTTATGTGCAACATAACTCAGCACTGTTCTCCCGTTGTCAGGTGA
- the LOC131158857 gene encoding nuclear transcription factor Y subunit A-3-like isoform X3 → MSHLAVNYPSWWSSNGQKIQQSLSKNLSLHVESPLQLCQNTKHFGFQLYEQDSSSSQSTGKSHHELGAMGGGSNSQDQCVSSESGQDESHGKLSDGQIKPFLFVGNPDFAFNPSQIDCSHSTTRISYPYADPYFGGGLLNAYGPHAIPHQIQPQMVGMAPARVPLPLELAEDGPIYVNAKQYHGILRRRQSRAKLEAQNKLIKTRKPYLHESRHLHALNRVRGSGGRFLSTKKPQKPGQDPPIWDSAHFHPNGDRSGPGGRQSEQGKCVASYSDILSHSNGGVIFRQTEQRFSGVSPMGGAATQGSGGGLMCNITQHCSPVVR, encoded by the exons ATGTCCCATCTCGCTGTTAATTATCCATCATGGTGGAGTTCTAATGGACAGAAAATTCAACAATCTTTGTCCAAGAATTTAAGCTTGCACGTGGAATCTCCACTCCAACTTTGTCAGAACACAAAGCATTTCGGCTTTCAACTCTATGAGCAGGATTCATCCTCATCCCAATCAACTGGTAAATCACACCATGAACTGGGTGCCATGGGAGGAGGGAGCAATTCTCAAGATCAATGTGTTTCTTCAGAATCTG GTCAAGATGAAAGTCATGGAAAGCTTTCAGATGGTCAAATTAAGCCATTTCTTTTTGTGGGTAATCCAGATTTTGCCTTTAACCCTTCACAAATTGATTGTAGCCATTCGACG ACTCGTATTTCCTATCCTTATGCCGATCCTTACTTTGGTGGTGGGCTATTAAATGCATATGGACCACATGCTATT CCTCACCAGATTCAGCCACAGATGGTGGGGATGGCACCTGCACGAGTCCCGCTGCCTCTTGAACTTGCAGAAGATGGGCCCATATATGTTAATGCGAAACAATACCATGGAATCCTCAGGAGGAGACAATCACGTGCAAAGCTCGAGGCCCAAAACAAACTCATTAAAACCCGAAAG CCATATCTTCACGAATCTCGGCATCTCCATGCATTAAATCGTGTGAGGGGATCTGGTGGACGTTTTCTCAGCACAAAGAAGCCCCAAAAACCAGGCCAGGATCCTCCCATCTGGGACTCAGCTCACTTCCATCCAAATGGGGACAGATCCGGACCTGGAGGTCGTCAATCTGAACAAGGGAAATGTGTTGCTTCCTACTCTGACATCCTGAGTCACTCCAACGGCGGTGTTATTTTTCGGCAGACGGAACAAAGGTTCTCGGGCGTTTCTCCAATGGGTGGAGCCGCCACGCAAGGCAGTGGTGGTGGGCTTATGTGCAACATAACTCAGCACTGTTCTCCCGTTGTCAGGTGA
- the LOC131158857 gene encoding nuclear transcription factor Y subunit A-3-like isoform X1 — protein sequence MPKFIPTPSFFASPKLITRSRSIWRVGHCNSLSTDNVDNKKSSNFSKRSIDQTSVHSMSHLAVNYPSWWSSNGQKIQQSLSKNLSLHVESPLQLCQNTKHFGFQLYEQDSSSSQSTGKSHHELGAMGGGSNSQDQCVSSESGQDESHGKLSDGQIKPFLFVGNPDFAFNPSQIDCSHSTTRISYPYADPYFGGGLLNAYGPHAIPHQIQPQMVGMAPARVPLPLELAEDGPIYVNAKQYHGILRRRQSRAKLEAQNKLIKTRKPYLHESRHLHALNRVRGSGGRFLSTKKPQKPGQDPPIWDSAHFHPNGDRSGPGGRQSEQGKCVASYSDILSHSNGGVIFRQTEQRFSGVSPMGGAATQGSGGGLMCNITQHCSPVVR from the exons ATGCCCAAGTTCATCCCAACACCTTCATTCTTTGCTTCTCCTAAGCTGATCACCAGATCCCGAAg TATCTGGAGAGTTGGGCATTGCAATTCACTAAGCACTGACAACGTAGATAATAAGAAGAGTTCGAACTTTTCCAAGAGAAGTATTGATCAAACTTCTGTCCATTCAATGTCCCATCTCGCTGTTAATTATCCATCATGGTGGAGTTCTAATGGACAGAAAATTCAACAATCTTTGTCCAAGAATTTAAGCTTGCACGTGGAATCTCCACTCCAACTTTGTCAGAACACAAAGCATTTCGGCTTTCAACTCTATGAGCAGGATTCATCCTCATCCCAATCAACTGGTAAATCACACCATGAACTGGGTGCCATGGGAGGAGGGAGCAATTCTCAAGATCAATGTGTTTCTTCAGAATCTG GTCAAGATGAAAGTCATGGAAAGCTTTCAGATGGTCAAATTAAGCCATTTCTTTTTGTGGGTAATCCAGATTTTGCCTTTAACCCTTCACAAATTGATTGTAGCCATTCGACG ACTCGTATTTCCTATCCTTATGCCGATCCTTACTTTGGTGGTGGGCTATTAAATGCATATGGACCACATGCTATT CCTCACCAGATTCAGCCACAGATGGTGGGGATGGCACCTGCACGAGTCCCGCTGCCTCTTGAACTTGCAGAAGATGGGCCCATATATGTTAATGCGAAACAATACCATGGAATCCTCAGGAGGAGACAATCACGTGCAAAGCTCGAGGCCCAAAACAAACTCATTAAAACCCGAAAG CCATATCTTCACGAATCTCGGCATCTCCATGCATTAAATCGTGTGAGGGGATCTGGTGGACGTTTTCTCAGCACAAAGAAGCCCCAAAAACCAGGCCAGGATCCTCCCATCTGGGACTCAGCTCACTTCCATCCAAATGGGGACAGATCCGGACCTGGAGGTCGTCAATCTGAACAAGGGAAATGTGTTGCTTCCTACTCTGACATCCTGAGTCACTCCAACGGCGGTGTTATTTTTCGGCAGACGGAACAAAGGTTCTCGGGCGTTTCTCCAATGGGTGGAGCCGCCACGCAAGGCAGTGGTGGTGGGCTTATGTGCAACATAACTCAGCACTGTTCTCCCGTTGTCAGGTGA
- the LOC131158855 gene encoding alpha/beta hydrolase domain-containing protein WAV2 isoform X1 — MVSYVNAVLYGVGGIVVAGMALLVALQEKLVYVPVLPGLTKSYPINPSRLRLHYEDVWLTSSDGVRLHSWFIKLFPSARGPTILFFQENAGNIAHRLEMVRIMIQRLQCNVFMLSYRGYGASDGYPSQHGLTKDAQAALDHLSQRTDIDTSRIVVFGRSLGGAVGAVLAKNNPDKVAALILENTFTSILDMAGVLLPFLKWFIGGSGAKGFRILNCLVRSPWSTIDVIGQIRQPILLLSGLQDEMVPPSHMQMLYAKAAAQNKQCIFVEFPTGMHMDTWLAGGDHYWRTIQQFLEQNAPENKENRASQNENGNFWVIGLPIIIAQCTFVCLFLFQVRFFSKFCFYNCLIYDEMLAASTHACHSSVLGRNFLHAEHRWPPLCSLVAFFVCIISLFLQMAVRYEVSAGKEV; from the exons ATGGTGTCGTACGTGAACGCCGTGCTGTATGGAGTGGGGGGAATAGTGGTGGCGGGGATGGCGCTGCTGGTGGCGCTGCAGGAGAAGCTGGTCTACGTTCCGGTGCTGCCGGGCCTCACTAAGTCCTACCCCATCAACCCCTCCCGCCTCCGCCTCCACTACGAAGACGTCTGGCTCACATCCTCCGACGGCGTCCGCCTCCACTCCTGGTTCATCAAGCTCTTCCCCAGCGCCCGTG GTCCTACAATCCTGTTTTTCCAAGAAAATGCTGGAA ATATAGCTCACCGTCTGGAAATGGTTCGCATAATGATACAGAGGCTGCAATGCAATGTTTTTATGCTTTCGTACAGAGG TTATGGTGCAAGTGATGGCTATCCTTCTCAACATGGACTTACAAAGGATGCCCAG GCTGCTTTGGATCATCTCTCTCAAAGAACTGACATTGACACATCCAGAATAGTTGTGTTTGGAAGATCACTTGGGGGTGCAGTTGGAGCTGTGCTTGCTAAAAACAATCCTGACAAA GTTGCTGCATTAATACTGGAGAATACATTTACATCCATTCTGGATATGGCTGGAGTTCTACTGCCATTTCTGAAATGGTTTATTGGAGGAAGTGGTGCAAAAGGTTTCAGGATTCTTAATTGTCTTGTCCGTTCTCCCTGGAGTACCATTGATGTCATTGGCCAG ATTAGGCAGCCAATCCTTCTTCTTTCTGGATTGCAAGATGAGATGGTTCCCCCTTCCCATATGCAAATGTTGTATGCTAAAGCAGCTGCACAGAACAAGCAATGTATATTTGTGGAATTTCCAACTGGCATGCATATGGACACTTGGCTGGCCGGTGGTGATCACTATTGGAGAACAATTCAGCAATTCCTTGAGCAAAATGCTCCGGAGAACAAAGAAAACAGGGCATCTCAAAATGAGAATGGTAATTTTTGGGTTATTGGACTTCCCATCATAATAGCTCAGTGTAcatttgtttgtttatttctGTTCCAAGTTAGGTTCTTCTCAAAATTTTGTTTCTATAATTGTCTGATTTATGATGAGATGCTTGCAGCATCTACTCATGCTTGTCATAGCTCAGTCTTAGGCCGAAATTTTTTGCATGCTGAACATAGATGGCCCCCTCTTTGTTCTTTAGTTGCTTTTTTTGTTTGCATCATTTCATTATTTCTTCAAATGGCAGTTCGATATGAAGTGTCTGCTGGAAAAGAAGTCTAA